A part of Pseudobdellovibrionaceae bacterium genomic DNA contains:
- a CDS encoding KilA-N domain-containing protein — MANIIKVQGTSVTVKRVREHDYISLTDIARRKDADATDDLIRSWLRNRNTIEFVGLWEQLNNPGFKPVEFDVFRKQAGLNSFTLTPKQWIEKTGAIGIESKAGRYGGTFAHLDIALEFASWISVEFKLYLIKEFQRLKEDERKGLDWDVRRNLAKINYRIHTEAIKTNLIPNEVNKEQANFTYASEADVLNVALFGITAKQWRDANKSEKGNIRDQANGAQLVCLSNLESLNAEFIKQGLPQADRLRKLNAIAIEQMRILVADVDIKRLKGK, encoded by the coding sequence ATGGCAAACATCATCAAAGTTCAGGGAACGTCGGTGACGGTGAAACGGGTCAGGGAGCACGATTACATCTCCTTGACCGACATCGCCCGTCGCAAGGATGCAGACGCAACCGACGATCTGATCAGGAGTTGGCTTCGCAACCGGAACACGATCGAGTTCGTCGGCTTATGGGAGCAGTTGAACAACCCGGGGTTTAAACCCGTCGAATTCGACGTGTTTAGAAAACAGGCGGGCTTGAACAGTTTCACGCTCACTCCCAAGCAATGGATCGAGAAAACCGGTGCGATCGGCATCGAATCCAAGGCGGGTCGGTACGGCGGTACGTTCGCTCATCTCGACATTGCGCTGGAGTTCGCGTCGTGGATCTCGGTCGAGTTCAAGCTCTACCTGATCAAGGAGTTCCAGCGCCTCAAGGAAGATGAACGCAAGGGCCTGGATTGGGACGTGCGGCGAAACCTCGCCAAAATCAACTACCGCATCCACACCGAAGCCATCAAAACCAACCTGATCCCCAACGAAGTGAACAAGGAGCAGGCGAACTTCACCTACGCCAGCGAAGCTGACGTTCTCAACGTCGCATTGTTCGGGATCACCGCCAAACAGTGGCGCGATGCAAACAAGAGCGAGAAGGGGAACATCCGCGATCAGGCGAACGGCGCGCAGCTCGTCTGCCTCTCAAACTTGGAAAGCCTGAATGCGGAGTTCATCAAGCAGGGGTTGCCGCAGGCGGATCGGCTTCGCAAGTTGAATGCGATCGCGATCGAGCAGATGCGCATTCTGGTGGCCGATGTCGACATCAAGCGCCTGAAGGGGAAGTAA